The Gemmatimonadota bacterium genome includes the window TGCCTGCACGAAATAGTCTATGTGGGCTTCCGTGTCGAGCAGCACAAGGTCCGCCTTCGCGCAGGCCTGCCGGTCCAGCCAGCGCAGAAAGCGGCTCATGAGCGTGCCTTCCGCAATGGACCGGCGGTCATCGACGAGGGTATCGTAGAGAGAGATCAGCGGACTGAAAACGAGGGGCCGGCGCGGAAACCGGGTGAGCAGCCAGGCCAGCGGCATATCGAAATGACCGATATACCCGACCAGCATGACGTCGTAGCGGCCGACCGTGAAGACAAACTTGAATAACAGCCGGAGGCAGGCCAGCTTCAGCTCGACCGCGCGCAGGACAAGCGAGATCGGTCCCAGGTACCGGCCGGTCTTGTCGCGTTCCTTCTCCCAGAGCGGCACGTGGCACTCCAGCACCTGCCAGCCGGCCCGTTTCAGGCCTTCGGCGAGCGTCCGGTTCCGCGGATAGTCGCGTTCGTAGGTACCGAAGAAGCAGACTCGGCCGCGCGGGGTGGGTGTCATGACCTCATCCCAGCCGTTCCCGGACGGCGTAGTCTTCCGTGCGCCGGGCCTGGTGGGCGATCATTTCGGCGATCAGCCCCATGGAGACCAGCTGGATGCCGAGGACCATGAGGAAGACGGAGAACAGCAACAGGGGTCGGGTCCCGATCCCGATACCGGTCAGCCAGAGCCAGGTCAGGTAGAGCGCGATCCCCACGCCGACGACGAAGGACAACAGGCCGAAGGAGCCGAAAAGGTGGAGTGGCCGCCGGGTGTAGTTCGACACGAAATACACGGTGAGCAGGTCGAAGAACCCGTGGGTGAACCGTCCCAGGCCGAACTTGCTGTGGCCGTGCTTCCTGGGATGATGCAGCACCGGCGTTTCCGTCACGTGGAAACCGGCCCAGTGCGCCAGCACCGGCAGATAGCGGTGGAGTTCGCCGTAGACGGGAATGGTCTCCACGACGGCCCGGCGATAGGCTTTCAGCCCGCAGTTGAAATCGTGCAGCCGCAGGCCGCTGACGATCCCCGTGACCCGGTTGAACAGCTTTGACGGAATGCGCTTGGACAGCGGGTCCTTCCGCGTTTTCTTCCAGCCGGACACCAGGTCGAAGCCCTCGTCCAGCAGGTCGACCATGCCGGGCACTTCCGCGGGATCGTCCTGCAGATCTCCGTCCATGGTCACGACGACCTCGCCGCGGCTCGCTTCGAAGCCGACGGCCAGCGCCGCGGACTTCCCGTAGTTGCGGCGGAACCGGATGGCCCTCACCCGGTCGTCCTCCTCCCGGAGCCGGCGCAATTCGTCGAAGGACCCATCCCGGCTTCCGTCGTCGATAAAGAGCACGTCGAAGGACTTCCCCGACGCTTCGAGGGCCGTCACGATGCGCGCGTGGAGTTCCCGCAGGCTCTCCGCCTCGTTGAACAGGGGAATCACCACGGTGATGTCCATCTTCTCCTCCCTGTCATCCGCTATCGCCGGATCGTCACGCGGCATCGGTGCTTTCCCCCATGGAACGCCGGATTACCTGCAGCGTCTGCCGGGCCGTGTTCTCCCAGGTATAAAGCCTGCTCCTCGCCACGGCATTCCCGGCAAGCCGTTCGCGCTTTACCCGGTCGCGCAGCAGGTCGATCAACGCGCGCGCCATGGCCTCCCGGTCCCCGAGCGGGACCAGCACGCCCGTTTCCCCGTCGACCACGGCGTCCCGAAGTCCGGGCACCCGGGCCGCCACGACGGGCACGCCGCAGGCATTGGCCTCGATCACGGTGATGCCCCATCCTTCCTTGCTTGAGGGATAGGCCGCCACCTCGGCGCGGGTCAGCAGGCGCAGTTTTTCATCCTCGGAAACGAAACCCGTGAAACGCACCGTGTCGTCCAGGCCCTTGGAACGCGTCAATGCCTCGAGCGCGCGCCGCCGGTCGCCCGTGCCCACGATCACCAGGCACGCACCGGGCACCTCCTCGCGGACGATCGCCATGGCCTGGATCAGGTGGTCCACGTTCTTGTACTTCTTGAGGCGGCCGAGGTAAATGACCAGGCCGGGTTCTTTCCGGTCCGGTGTGGCCGGCGCATCCTTCCGGTCCGGCGCGGCGGGTGCGTCCTTCAGGTCCGGTGTGGCCGGCGCACCCGTGTTACCGGCGTCCAGGAACCGGCTGTCCAACCCGTTGTGCACGACGCTGATCCGGTCCGCCGCGACCCCCATCCTGACGAGTTCGTCCCGGGTGCTTTCGGAAACCGCTTCGAAGAGGCAACGGCGGTACACCCGGGGAATCAGCCGTTCCATGAAGTACAGGTAGGTCGCGAGCACCGGGTTGATTTCCCGGTAGAACGTGGTCCCGAAAAGATGGTGCAGCAGGACCATCAGCGGGGGGCCGTCCAGAAACCAGGGCATCAGGGCCGGGATCTTGTTGATGTCTTCGATGACGACGTCGAAGGACCGGTGAGCCAGATGCCTTCTATAATACCAGGGCGCGGTGAGGTTGAACGTCCATTTCCCGCCGTGACGGATGACGTCGATCCCGTCGATCCGCTCGGATTCCGCCGCGGCGGGAAACCGGCTGCAGAGCAAGGTGACCTCGTTTCCCCATGTGGCGATCCGCGAGAAGGTCTCGTGCAGGTGTACTTCGGCGCCGCCCGCTTCCGGGTTGCGGATATCCCTCCAGTTTATGACCAGAATGCGCATTGGACTGAACCGGCTGGCGGCCCGGCCTCAGTGAAATCAGGACCCGGGACGCGGCCCGGCCTCAGGGATCGCTCGCATCGCCGCGCCTAGGGTCCGCTCGCATCGGCGGCTTCCTTCAGATCCTCGATCATGTCCTGTACGACCGTATCCCCCGGAGCGATCCGCTGCCACCTTTCGAGCGTTTCAAGCATGCGGTCCGAATCATCCATCTGGAAATAGAGATTCACCAGTTGATCGTATCCCGTAGCGTATTCGGGATGGGACGAAACGCCCCGTTCCAGCAGTTCAGCGGCCTCCGCCTCGCGGCCCAGTCTCCGCAGGGACTGGCTCAGGATGGTATACCCGTCGAAGGTACTGAATTCCCCGGCCAGTTCTGACGCAAGGCCCTCGACGGCGGCAAACTCGCCCTGGTCGGCGTTGAACTGGATGAGCATCAGCCGTTCAAGCGCGCCGTTCGTGATGTCGTACTCCAGGTACTTCTCCATGGTCTCGATGGCCTGGTCCGGCCGGCCGCGTCGCCACTGGTTCAGCGCCAGTTGATGGAAGGACACGGTGTAGTTCCGCAGGAGGGTGCGGATCTGCGGGTCCTTGTAGACTTCGGGATCCGCTATGCCGCGGTACTGATAGACGTTCCAGAGGTTGTGCCGGGTCCGCTCCACGTCCATCAGGTCCGGATCGGGATCCGGGAGGACCCGCCAGACCATGCCTTCCAGCTGCATGTAATCGTCCAGGCCTACGTCGTTCTCCGGCGAGACGGTCACGGCGAAGAATACGGGTTTTGCCCAGTTGTTCTGCTCCAGGATGTGCAGGATCATCAGGTCCTGTACCCTGAGATATCCGATGTCCTCTCCCAGCATGCCGGCCGGGGGCACGGTCCACGTAATGCCCGCGTGATTCACCTCCCGTTCCTCCCAGCCCTGGATGTTCAGCATGTCGATGGTCTCGTCGGCCAGGGTGATGGGCACCCTGGGTTCCAGGTGCTTCAGTTGCTTGATGTACCAGTTCGTGTTGAGTAGGCTGAGATTGATCACCCGCACGTCCTTGCGAATGCCTTCCACCTCCTGGAGAAACCAGAGCGTGAAGGTGTCGTTGTCGCCGTTCGTGAAGATGAGACTGTTCTCGTCGCAGGACTGCAGCATGTTGTAGGCGTAGTCGTAGGGTATGTAATTGCCTTCCCGGGAATGTGACTCGTAATGATAGGCAAAGGGGACCAGGGGCAGTGCGGTCATCAGCACGGCGATACCGGCCGTTCCCTTGTCCACGGGCAGCTTAAGCCGGCCCAGCCAGACGCCGACCTGGTTCAGCAGAGACCGGACGCCGATGCCCATCAGCACCGCGGCGAATACGAAGGCCGGGGTGTAGAAGTAGTCCCGGATGCGGACCTCCCGTTGTATACCGCGCGAACCGTCCGAGAAGTTCAGATACAGGATCATCCCGACGCTGCAGATCAACAGCATGGCGCCCAGGAAGACGATGCTGCGGCGGTCCCGCTCCGCCTGGGAGACGATACCCAGGGCGACCAGCAGGACGGGAAAGAGCCAGAAGGGAAAGGACGGGGCGCTGAACTGACGGGAAAAGAACCGCCAGAACCCCATGTTTTCTCCGTTTCCGAACTGGGAGGACCAACTGCCCTTTCTGTTGAACATCGATTCGAACATGCTTTCCTGGCCGTACTGCTTGCGTTCCAGAAATCCCTCGAAGTTCTGCCAGGTCGACGGATCGTTCTCGTTGATGACGGGCTGCTGGGCCGCCCGGATCGGCACGTAGAAGTTCACGGAATAGCCCATTACGGCGAGAAAGAGCACCACCGTCCAGAACGGCCACTTGTAGCGTCCGGGATCGTCGGCCGTGGCCGAGACCAGGGCCAGGACCGCGCTTACCAGCGCCAGGCTGAACATCACGGTGCCGAAGGTGGCCTCGAATCCGCCGATCACGATCAGTGGAAGTCCGTTGTATGCGCCCACGCCGTCCATGCCGAAGAATACCACGGCGACGGCGAAGATGCACAGCAGCGCCAGGTAACCCCATGGCAGCCGCCCCCGGGTGAGAACCAGCCCGGCGATGGCGAGGGGTACCGTGACGAAAAACACGTCGATGGAAGCCACGACGCTGAACAGGATCAGGCCCATGGCCGCGCATAGCAGCACCAGCTTCCGGTTCGAACGGATGACCCGGTCCGTGAAGACCACGCAGAGGAACGCGGCCGGCAGAATCAGCATGGTGAACATGTGCACAGCGATGCCGAGAAAGGCCAGGTAGCCGACCAGGAAGAGATAACGCTCGCTGCCGTTTTGCTCGTGCCGTTCGATCCAGTGCAGCATCAGCCAGGTACAGGCCATCATGCACAGCATGGAGAGCGCGTAGACCTCAGCTTCCACCGCGTTGAACCAGAACGTATCGGAGAAGGCCAGCAACAGCCCGCCCGTCAACGCGCTGCAGCAGACGGCCAGGCTTTCGTAGAGGGACAGCCCATCCCGGTCCCGGTTGAGCGTAACCGCCTTCACGATGACCAGGTAAACGCCCGTTACCGTCAGCGCGCTGAAGAGACACGAGGAGAAATTCACCAGCCAGGCGATGCCCAGGCCCAGGTCGGGCAATACGGTGAAGAGCCGGCCGATCAGGATGTAAAGCGGGGATCCCGGCGGATGGGGTATGCCCAGGATATAGGATGCCGCGATGAATTCGCCGCCGTCCCAGAAGGGCACCGTAGGCGCGATGGTCTTGGTGTACACGGCCAGCGACACGATGAACGCCACCGCCATGCCGGTCATGGAAACAACGCGATAAGCAACCATGTGCTCGTAATCCTCAGTCACCGACCGAATTCAAGCGTCACCGGCCGAATTCAAGCCGCTCGGCGAGCAGGTCCGGCAGGCCGGCCTTGCGAATCTTCCGCTGTGCGGAGTCCAGGTCGTAGGGCACCCGCTTGATCTCGATCTGCTTCATCTCCGTATCGTATACACAGTACGCCGCCCGGGGATCTCCGTCCCGCGGCTGGCCCACGCTGCCCACATTCACGATGTATCTACGCTCTGATACCAGTTCAAGCGCGGACGGCGGAATCTGTATGCTGCGGTCCTCCGCGTTCCGCTTCTCGAAGATCATCGGCGCGTGCGTGTGGCCCAGCGCGCAAAGCGCCACACCGGCGGGCATCGCCTCGAAGGCTTCGTCCGCCTGCCAGGGCGAAGTCAGGTAGATCCACTCCTCCGGACGGACCGGGCTCGCGTGGACGAGAAAAAGATCCTCGTTCCGCCAGACATAGGGCAACCCTCCCAGGTAGCGCCGGCCGTCGGGTGTAAGCTGCCGCCGCGTCCACAGCGCCGCTTCCGCCGCATAGGGGTTGAACGTGGAGATATCCAGCTTCCCGATCGCGGCATGATCGTGATTTCCCGCGATCACGTCCGCCGTCAGTCCGGTAACGCGGTCGAGGCACGCATTGGGACTGGCACCGTATCCAACGATGTCGCCCAGGCAAAGGTAACAGCCGATACGCTCACCGGCCATCGCTTCGAGTACGGCATCCAGTGCTTCCAGGTTCCCATGTATGTCGGACAATATGCCGTATCGCACGTCGAGGTTTCATTTCCTGTGTATGCGCCGGCAAGCCGATCGGGCGGGATCAGGCCTGGT containing:
- a CDS encoding glycosyltransferase family 2 protein; protein product: MDITVVIPLFNEAESLRELHARIVTALEASGKSFDVLFIDDGSRDGSFDELRRLREEDDRVRAIRFRRNYGKSAALAVGFEASRGEVVVTMDGDLQDDPAEVPGMVDLLDEGFDLVSGWKKTRKDPLSKRIPSKLFNRVTGIVSGLRLHDFNCGLKAYRRAVVETIPVYGELHRYLPVLAHWAGFHVTETPVLHHPRKHGHSKFGLGRFTHGFFDLLTVYFVSNYTRRPLHLFGSFGLLSFVVGVGIALYLTWLWLTGIGIGTRPLLLFSVFLMVLGIQLVSMGLIAEMIAHQARRTEDYAVRERLG
- a CDS encoding glycosyltransferase family 4 protein, yielding MRILVINWRDIRNPEAGGAEVHLHETFSRIATWGNEVTLLCSRFPAAAESERIDGIDVIRHGGKWTFNLTAPWYYRRHLAHRSFDVVIEDINKIPALMPWFLDGPPLMVLLHHLFGTTFYREINPVLATYLYFMERLIPRVYRRCLFEAVSESTRDELVRMGVAADRISVVHNGLDSRFLDAGNTGAPATPDLKDAPAAPDRKDAPATPDRKEPGLVIYLGRLKKYKNVDHLIQAMAIVREEVPGACLVIVGTGDRRRALEALTRSKGLDDTVRFTGFVSEDEKLRLLTRAEVAAYPSSKEGWGITVIEANACGVPVVAARVPGLRDAVVDGETGVLVPLGDREAMARALIDLLRDRVKRERLAGNAVARSRLYTWENTARQTLQVIRRSMGESTDAA
- a CDS encoding DUF2723 domain-containing protein — encoded protein: MVAYRVVSMTGMAVAFIVSLAVYTKTIAPTVPFWDGGEFIAASYILGIPHPPGSPLYILIGRLFTVLPDLGLGIAWLVNFSSCLFSALTVTGVYLVIVKAVTLNRDRDGLSLYESLAVCCSALTGGLLLAFSDTFWFNAVEAEVYALSMLCMMACTWLMLHWIERHEQNGSERYLFLVGYLAFLGIAVHMFTMLILPAAFLCVVFTDRVIRSNRKLVLLCAAMGLILFSVVASIDVFFVTVPLAIAGLVLTRGRLPWGYLALLCIFAVAVVFFGMDGVGAYNGLPLIVIGGFEATFGTVMFSLALVSAVLALVSATADDPGRYKWPFWTVVLFLAVMGYSVNFYVPIRAAQQPVINENDPSTWQNFEGFLERKQYGQESMFESMFNRKGSWSSQFGNGENMGFWRFFSRQFSAPSFPFWLFPVLLVALGIVSQAERDRRSIVFLGAMLLICSVGMILYLNFSDGSRGIQREVRIRDYFYTPAFVFAAVLMGIGVRSLLNQVGVWLGRLKLPVDKGTAGIAVLMTALPLVPFAYHYESHSREGNYIPYDYAYNMLQSCDENSLIFTNGDNDTFTLWFLQEVEGIRKDVRVINLSLLNTNWYIKQLKHLEPRVPITLADETIDMLNIQGWEEREVNHAGITWTVPPAGMLGEDIGYLRVQDLMILHILEQNNWAKPVFFAVTVSPENDVGLDDYMQLEGMVWRVLPDPDPDLMDVERTRHNLWNVYQYRGIADPEVYKDPQIRTLLRNYTVSFHQLALNQWRRGRPDQAIETMEKYLEYDITNGALERLMLIQFNADQGEFAAVEGLASELAGEFSTFDGYTILSQSLRRLGREAEAAELLERGVSSHPEYATGYDQLVNLYFQMDDSDRMLETLERWQRIAPGDTVVQDMIEDLKEAADASGP
- a CDS encoding metallophosphoesterase family protein — its product is MRYGILSDIHGNLEALDAVLEAMAGERIGCYLCLGDIVGYGASPNACLDRVTGLTADVIAGNHDHAAIGKLDISTFNPYAAEAALWTRRQLTPDGRRYLGGLPYVWRNEDLFLVHASPVRPEEWIYLTSPWQADEAFEAMPAGVALCALGHTHAPMIFEKRNAEDRSIQIPPSALELVSERRYIVNVGSVGQPRDGDPRAAYCVYDTEMKQIEIKRVPYDLDSAQRKIRKAGLPDLLAERLEFGR